A genomic segment from Pectinophora gossypiella chromosome 3, ilPecGoss1.1, whole genome shotgun sequence encodes:
- the LOC126381948 gene encoding GTPase-activating protein: MKEINSYGFNMADDTRKVRVEERLKIKIGEAKNLPGRSHGAACHRDIYCVLSLDQEEIFRTSTMERTLNPFFGEEFQFEVPRRFRYLSIYVFDRDKHLKQDKVLGKVAIKREDLHRYNNKDHWFALRPVDADSEVQGKAYIELTLEDSRKRLRMEPKPPDPDPTADNCSAKTRANNLVRLSEYCKESMRFGSCSSSTSKKLLSGAAPEPALALSRSESLKDRAQWATRTKPPMHTMSEDTSPTPTAADYWSDPERHCAARNGPDTLRLRVLECSELTTKNGQCDPFALVTLLYSNGRRVERRTKPRKKTVNPQFDEIFCFDLVMEADPKDKDGSQSAGVACEARVSVWHDAATPVFLGEVRVQLRQQAPSPMRAWFFLSSRAGGALSRGATPPGTRLSAAGSATLGSLRLLLQYTVDHVFPIHHYRQLEELFLRSVHQKPITTSAVYILGEIVSSKTDAAQPLVRLFTHHDLIVPIVKELADAEISVLTDATTIFRGNTLVSKMMDEAMRLSGASYLRSVLRPTLAAVLTEKRPCEIDPARVKPSAAIATNLANLKDYVERVFAAITSSYAMCPAAMCRLFDALRQCAARHFPRNAEVRYSVVSGFIFLRFFAPAILGPRLFDLTTEQIDPQTNRTLTLISKTIQSLGNLVSSRSAQQVCKEEYMAELYRSFCTPRHVQAIKQFLEIISTSSDTQNNNVQETPVLLKEGTMIKRSEGVRAGAGSPRRRWTRAAHAHAKRRHFRLTSGELSWSRCGAKSAAHRLPLAGVLAVAPVDCPPAGAPLGANNIFQIVHRERVLFVQASNCVERAEWVRLLSALCRRSPALHHVGYYAGSHWTCCGRQEAEAEGCSGSDPASGVNSTGGAVALALRLDPARDLQRLHALLVAHSTRLDDRLHHANTDGTPPEEREAEAATLRELQETMFDLEHRHRIYRRSLARETKYGSKQAPIGDDNYLQLAGASGAAGADGAAFLWRPWRELPAPLDLDGKPLAARDLPHSSSCESLKLARHADERSSGKSTRSAGSGYLTMSCLKHEPSEDSDASAERPARPPKPARLSPARGADPPPAPPACEYVDVEPRAPPAQPAQRCREYELMANFMSHARAAADHDAPPAVPPRARRADLAPPADPAPPAGDPEPPSPPRPNSASDTLSNDDSLLDELQRDYCVLKVCEDDSPADGSPSPRVDSFDRADPDECGVFSRVSVQRKSNPIKTQSTTIKPLKTSSSTSNVHDAGASASRPFTERLTPFFLKKKPKPVDEAPASKKESKSKEDNLIGRLTPRFGQSRLYGRGQSLELTPAEGRTRRIERSATTVNIPTRPINSSIVANLKFLSLHRYGAQEDVQCRGFVQTGEEAAPAPALDAAWRAPPDLRANTTDIRL, translated from the exons ATGAAAGAGATAAACAGTTATGGATTTAACATGGCGGACGATACGCGTAAAGTGCGAGTTGAAGAAAGATTGAAAATAAAGATTG GAGAAGCAAAGAACTTGCCAGGACGTAGTCATGGCGCCGCCTGCCACCGCGACATTTACTGCGTGCTGTCGCTTGACCAAGAGGAGATTTTTCGCACATCCACCATGGAGAGAACACTCAA TCCATTCTTCGGCGAGGAGTTCCAATTCGAGGTGCCTAGAAGGTTTAGATACTTGTCCATATACGTGTTCGACCGTGATAAACACCTTAAGCAGGACAAGGTCCTCGGGAAAGTGGCGATCAAGCGAGAAGATCTCCACAGATATAACAATAAGGATCATTGGTTCGCGTTGCGGCCCGTCGACGCGGACTCCGAAGTGCAAGGCAAGGCGTATATCGAGCTTACGTTGGAGGACTCAAGAAAGCGGTTACGAATGGAGCCGAAGCCGCCCGACCCGGACCCGACCGCCGACAACTGCTCGGCGAAAACTAGAGCCAACAACCTCGTCCGCCTGTCAGAGTACTGCAAGGAGAGCATGAGGTTCGGCTCGTGCTCAAGTTCCACCAGCAAGAAACTCTTGAGTGGCGCCGCGCCCGAACCTGCACTAGCGTTGTCTCGCTCAGAGAGCCTGAAGGATCGAGCGCAATGGGCGACCCGAACGAAACCTCCCATGCACACGATGTCCGAGGACACGTCCCCCACACCCACCGCAGCCGACTACTGGTCGGACCCCGAAAGACATTGCGCTGCGCGCAACGGCCCCGACACGTTACGGCTTCGAGTGCTCGAATGCTCGGAGCTGACCACGAAAAACGGCCAGTGCGACCCGTTCGCTCTCGTCACGTTATTGTACTCGAACGGACGGAGAGTGGAGAGGCGCACCAAACCAAGAAAGAAGACTGTTAATCCTCAATTTGACGAAATATTCTGTTTCGATCTCGTAATGGAAGCCGACCCGAAAGACAAAGACGGCTCGCAGTCG GCGGGAGTCGCGTGCGAGGCGCGGGTGTCCGTGTGGCATGACGCTGCCACGCCGGTCTTCCTCGGGGAAGTGCGGGTGCAACTGCGACAGCAGGCCCCGTCGCCGATGAGAGCTTG GTTCTTCCTATCGTCCCGGGCAGGCGGCGCCCTGTCCCGCGGCGCCACCCCGCCGGGCACGCGGCTTTCGGCGGCCGGTAGCGCTACGCTCGGATCACTGCGGTTGCTATTACAGTATACCGTCGACCACGTCTTCCCAATACACCACTACCGACAACTAGAGGAGCTATTCCTTAGGAGTGTGCATCAGAAG CCGATAACAACATCAGCGGTGTACATCCTCGGCGAGATAGTGTCGAGCAAGACGGACGCGGCGCAGCCCCTGGTGCGGCTGTTCACGCACCACGATCTCATTGTACCCATCGTGAAGGAGCTCGCCGATGCCGAGATATCTGTGCTCAC TGACGCAACGACGATATTCCGCGGCAACACTCTCGTTTCCAAGATGATGGACGAAGCGATGCGACTGAGCGGCGCGTCGTACTTGCGATCAGTACTGCGACCGACGCTGGCCGCTGTACTAACGGAGAAGCGGCCTTGTGAGATCGACCCGGCACGAGTCAAGCCCTCCGCTGCCATCGCTACTAACTTGGCTAACTTGAAGGACTATGTGGAGCGG GTATTCGCAGCGATAACGTCGTCGTACGCGATGTGCCCGGCGGCGATGTGCCGGCTGTTCGACGCGCTGCGGCAGTGCGCGGCGCGGCACTTCCCGCGCAACGCCGAGGTGCGCTACTCCGTCGTCTCCGGGTTCATCTTCCTGCGGTTCTTCGCGCCCGCCATACTCGGGCCGCGGCTCTTTGACCTTACCACCGAACAGATT GACCCGCAAACGAACCGCACGTTGACGCTGATCTCGAAGACGATCCAGTCGCTAGGCAACCTGGTGAGCAGCCGCTCCGCGCAGCAGGTGTGCAAGGAGGAGTACATGGCCGAACTGTACCGCAGCTTCTGCACACCCAGACAT GTGCAAGCAATAAAGCAGTTCCTAGAAATAATCTCCACAAGTTCAGATACTCAGAACAATAACGTTCAAGAGACACCAGTGCTACTTAAAGAAGG GACGATGATCAAGCGGTCGGAGGGCGTGCGAGCGGGCGCGGGGTCGCCGCGGCGGCGGTGGACGCGCGCTGCGCATGCGCACGCCAAGCGGAGACATTTTAGACTTACTAG CGGCGAGCTGTCGTGGTCGCGCTGCGGCGCCAAGTCGGCGGCGCACCGGCTGCCGCTGGCGGGCGTGCTGGCCGTGGCGCCCGTCGACTGCCCGCCCGCCGGCGCGCCGCTCGGGGCCAACAACATCTTCCAGATCG TGCACCGCGAGCGCGTCCTGTTCGTGCAGGCCAGCAACTGCGTGGAGCGCGCGGAGTGGGTGCGGCTGCTGTCGGCGCTGTGCCGCCGCTCGCCCGCCCTGCACCACGTGGGCTACTACGCCGGCTCGCACTGGACCTG TTGCGGGCGCCAAGAAGCAGAGGCGGAGGGCTGCAGCGGCTCGGACCCTGCCAGCGGGGTGAACTCTACCGGCGGCGCGGTGGCCCTGGCGCTGCGGCTGGACCCTGCGCGCGACCTGCAGCGGCTGCACGCGCTGCTCGTGGCACACTCCACGCGGCTCGACGACCGCCTGCACCACGCCAACACCG ACGGCACGCCTCCAGAGGAACGGGAAGCAGAGGCGGCGACGCTCCGCGAATTGCAGGAGACGATGTTCGACCTGGAACACCGGCACCGCATCTATAGGAGATCCCTTGCGCGGGAGACCAAATATGGCAGCAA ACAAGCGCCCATCGGCGACGACAATTACCTGCAGCTGGCGGGCGCATCGGGGGCGGCGGGCGCGGATGGCGCCGCGTTCCTGTGGCGGCCGTGGCGCGAGCTGCCGGCGCCGCTCGACCTCGACGGCAAGCCGCTGGCCGCGCGCGACCTGCCGCACAGCTCCAGCTGCGAGTCGCTCAAGCTGGCGCGCCACGCCGACGAGCGCTCGTCCGGCAAGTCCACGCGCTCCGCCGGCAGCGGCTACCTCACCATGTCCTGCCTCAAGCACGAGCCTTCCGAGGACAGCGACGCCAGCGCCGAGCGGCCCGCGCGCCCGCCCAAGCCGGCCCGCCTGTCGCCCGCGCGCGGCGCCGACCCGCCCCCCGCGCCCCCCGCCTGCGAGTACGTGGACGTGGAaccgcgcgcgccgcccgcgcagcCCGCGCAGCGCTGCCGCGAGTACGAGCTCATGGCCAACTTCATGTCGcacgcgcgcgccgccgccgaccacgacgcgccgcccgccgtgccgccgcgggcgcggcgcgccgacctcgcgccgcccgccgaccccgcgccgcccgccggcgACCCCGAGCCGCCCTCGCCGCCGCGCCCCAACAGCGCCAGCGACACTCTGTCCAACGACGACAGCCTGCTCGACGAGCTGCAGCGCGACTACTGCGTACTCAAGGTGTGCGAGGATGACTCGCCGGCCGACGGCTCGCCGTCGCCGCGCGTAGACTCCTTCGACCGCGCCGATCCGGATGAGTGTGGCGTGTTCTCCCGCGTGAGTGTGCAGCGCAAGTCGAACCCGATCAAGACGCAGTCGACGACGATCAAGCCGCTTAAGACCTCGAGCTCGACGTCGAACGTGCACGACGCGGGCGCGAGCGCGTCGCGGCCGTTTACCGAGCGCCTGACGCCGTTCTTCCTCAAGAAGAAACCGAAGCCGGTAGACGAGGCGCCAGCTAGCAAGAAGGAATCGAAGAGCAAGGAGGACAATCTCATCGGGCGGCTGACGCCGCGCTTCGGGCAGTCGCGGCTGTACGGACGCGGGCAGTCGCTCGAGCTGACGCCAGCGGAGGGGCGCACGCGGCGCATCGAGCGCTCGGCGACGACGGTGAACATCCCGACGCGGCCGATCAACTCGTCGATCGTGGCCAACCTCAAGTTCCTGAGCCTGCACCGGTACGGCGCGCAGGAGGACGTGCAGTGCCGCGGCTTCGTGCAGACGGGCGAggaggcggcgccggcgccggcgctggACGCGGCGTGGC